The genomic interval taaataatcaattataataaaaaataattttttaaatttaaataattattcaaataacaaaattacttgtacaataaaaaaatttatctacAACATCAATATTTTgtctttaactttttttttaaaaaaagaactGAAATTATGttccaaataaataatatacCATGGTTGCTAAAGTTTATATATCACTTATAAACTTAAAGATCGCCTGACATAATTATTGAGGCGGTGTTTGGACTAAAACATCGAATGTatgatatatataaataaatcttataataaagttatttaattttaaaattaatttttatgaaaatatttttataattattttttatgaaataatttttatatttaataatatatcttttattttatctaaaccattatataaaaaagatataacatttgataattttttaattaaacaattatattttttaataataaaaaataatttatttatttaacaaaataactagttaaataatttatctttattcaaaataatttctttgaaataacattattatGGTCAACTattatatctaaaatatttattatatttaagctATTGTCCACTTTAAAGTTTCATCGTAATCTTATCTTAAAAGACACATAGTCCTTAAAAGACGAGTATGGTTGAAAATTTTCACTTAGCTTGTTAATATTAGTAGTTGTAATGAAAGATGAATAGTAGAGTAGAAGGAAATATATTAGTTCTATTGATAAtcttagagaaaaataaatattggaTATAATGTTTGAAGGGCCACACTTCACTAATTCGTTATATGATGCTTAAAGCTGGTTAAGTAAACAAGTTGAGGACTTGAATGTTTATAGAAAGCAAATAGAATTGCTGAATTTCATGCAATAAAGGAGAAGAAAATCAAACTGCCATCTCAACTTATCCAGTTTTCCATTCACCACGATTTCGTTACAAATTGTTGCTGTAAAGATCTTTACATCGAACAAGGGAAACATGCAGAGTGTAGAATTTTGATTGGATCTATCATCAATACTGTAACACAAGAAACAAAAACTAATGAGACAATTATCCCATCCATATAGAGACATTTACATTCTGAGAAGTAAAAAGGCACTTGATATTGGTCTCTACTTTAACACAATATATGTTACAATTTACAAACAAAATACAAGTGGTTCTAATCAACACAACAGGAAGAAATCGGTTTAAGTTTTAAACTAATTCGAGTGTGTTGATAAGATTCAGCATATGAGTTTGTTTTTGTATAGTTCAGTGGCAGATCTCTATATGATATGTTTACTCCAGGAAAAAATGGAATGTATTGACTGACAAGAACCAAATGAACGTAGTCTTGCATTTTAAAACTAAACTATTTCCATAACTAAATAAATGGGCAAAGTAGAATTCATCAGATGGATCATTCATCTTACACCTAATCAAAGTTGATTCTACAGACTGTCTAACCTCAACCCATTTGCCATTGCATTCACAAATGGAAGAACCAAAACATATGAGATATAATAAAATGAGTATGGTACAAAGTTATTTGAAGGTTGTTAGTCAAAAAGAATAGGCAAGAAAGCAGTGTATTACAGGGCATTGGGCAATGACGTTTTTAAAGAAATCAAAAACTAATTCAACAAAATAAGTGGTGTCTTGAATCACCAAACCTTTAGAACTGGTTTGCCTTTGTTGGTGTTTGCAGATTGCTTTGCCATTGCTTGTTGATGTGCACGTGCAGCTCGTCCTGGTGCAGAAATCTCAAATACCTGTTGTCTGCAATTCCAATTAACACGCACAAATTGGTCTACAGTTACTTTACTTATGCAGTCACTAACCCATAAAAGAggcattataaattataatgtcTCTTGTTGTTTCATCATGCTTCACACCACCTCTAAAAATATACTATATTCCATTATCTATTTGTTAACTGCAGTAAGCCTTGCACCCTTATtggtgaaagaaaaaaaaaaaaaaaaaacctgcaCCAATTCTCTATTATGACTTCCACAAATATTTCAGAAAGTTTACTAGTAGTACCTAACATCCAATAAACAATCCCCATGGACATTGACATTGAATTTTCCCAGACAATTGTGATATTAGTATAATATAATGTCTCTAGTGTATGGAATGCATCACAAAGAAACATGAACAAATCAATGTATGTCATTCAAGGATGAGAATCAGTGAGCTATATAACAAAACTAAGGCCTCAGAACTATACAACAACAAAAGTGCTaataacagattctctaacacTCTATAGAATACTCTTTTATAAGTCAATTTATTGAAAACTACGAATTCATGATCAAAGTTAACTAAATAAGGGGCTTGATCCACAACATTCTATGATATAGCTAGGTATAAAGCAAAAGGGAAATCAAAAGGCAGATACATATTTAATCAAGAAAAGTACAATGATTAAGGGTCTAACATACAATGTGGTGTACAAATAAAACCCCTTTTTCCTTTTCCAGAAATTGAACAGTTAAATTAAGGTCATAGAAAGAGGGAAATTGAGAAATGGAAAAAGGTCAAACATTGACTCTGCAGCATTACAAGCGTCGACAAGCACACTTTCAGAGGCCAGTCTCTTTTTTTCCTTGCTCCTGGGATCGACTGGGCGCAACCAACTAAAGCAAATACCCatttttttatctctctttctttctgttCTTCTCACAGCTTCACCTTCTCTTACAATTTCCATCTACTCTAATCCGATCTGAAAGGACAAACAATGTTAGTCAATTACATAATAACATGCAATAAATTAAGCAATATACAGAGCTTTACCATGAACAAGACACAGATCCTAGGTGAGGGGCACACTCTTGTTACTAATTGGGAGAGGAAGGCTTTTTATATAGGGAATATAGGAGTAAGAGTTAGGTAAGAAAAAGGTACTTTTGTTGGTCTTACGATGCAGATttcaatttgattatttttatatttttaaaataaaaaggagaaaactttaaaaagatgATCGCATTAGGCTTCATTCAACGAAAATCCAACCAACCTACCACAAACCCTCCACACATATACTTAACACtccaataaattaatattttaaggatatttaatttattttttaattacaaatattattatattattataacgtTTTGTGTTTTACTTTTTCGATGCTAAAGAAATATTTTCCTTAGTAAAAATACACAAAAGTGTTTATAGTAAGTCATATTTAAAGGTAGGTGTAGAGTACTTGGAATTCCTTCAAGAAGGCTCAACTATTAGGATGTATGTGACTCAATGTCACGTTCATGACAGTCAACACATGACatttaaaagaagaaagagGAAAGTAAAGGTTGAGTTCTTTGGAAAAAAATACTCTTAAACATAAATCAAGTCTCATGAATACTCGTTTGACTTTAGCACAAGGTTTAGCTGCAATGAACTCAACCATTATTTCAAAGCACATGCTAAATGAGGATATGAACTACTCCACCTTATCCCTCGAAGTGAGCTTGGAGGCATAAGAGACAACCTCACCGAGTATCTAGGAGTACTTGGGATCGAAGATGGGAAGGAACTTGCCCTTCCTTGTCCTCTTAGCTCCTCTTAGCTAAGTTTGGTCAAGAGGTCTCTCCAACATACCTGTTGCTTAGCAAGAATGACGTTAGCCTTGTTCCCCCATAATGTAGCAGTAGTTGCCATTGTGACAGTCGTCGTTGGCGCGACGAGGATGGCCTCTTGGAGAGATCTTCCCCTATGGGAACAACCTCCCTACTCATAGAGGACTATGTTCAGAGGAAGAAAGAAGATTAGAAAAGAGAAAGCAGAAGAAATAGACATACCTAAATAAGAATAAATAGTGAGTGCAAGGAAGACGAAAGTAAAGGCACAAGATGAAGAACGAAGGGCAATGTCACATGCACAACTGAAGCGTCAAGTCGATCTAGGCAACATGTCCCTATCAAACTGACGTGACACCTCTCCCCTCATTATGAGatgttattattactattttaattacCATTTAATGACAATACTTATCGCCTTAATTGCATTTCAATTATCTTAAGCCCAAACCACCAAGACGGATAAACTCGAACTAGTGAAGCTATATAAACTATGGCAAAGTTTGACCTATGACTAGTTGTGAAAATTAGGCTCACTTATAAGAGCTCAACAAAAATGTAAAATGGagataaaattcaaaagaaaagtCTGATTATCCTAAAACCAAGTTCTCTAGTCTAGGGTCTTATGGAGTACCTACTACCAAAAAATATTGAATGTTTAATACCCACCCACGATAGTGGGAATTAATCACATATCTAATTCGCATACTAGAAGATAATAGACTTTCGTTGGTGCTAGAATCGGCTTGATATCTGATAATGGATATTAATTACTAAGATATTTTCGCATGTCCAAAAGCTTATGAATACCACCTCATGGAGTATCCATCTCAAATAAATCCATTTTTACTCACTTCTCATTTATATATTCTCAAAAGTTCTTACTAACTTGAACGTCAGAGAGTATGCTGCATGTAGGCCACCACTCGATTTTCAGCTGTACAACTCAACAACCCTTGATAAAAGAGGTCAATCAACTCATACAACTTGAACATCCACCTTGAACGATTCCTACTCATTGTCAGtaagaattttttaaaagaaataattatctaaattttaatattatttttacaaaattacattattatttttaattaatttttataaaaataataaagttatatatttttaagtataataaaagtaataaatataaatatgcaGAACACACATATGTTTATGCTACAACAATActtatatgttttttaaaatttcaccaTAATATTGCTCATATTTTATATCTCATAACCATCaaatagtgattttttttatcaacaataaaataaattaaattaagtggGATACTTCAGGAAtatcccaacccgtatacatcaACCATATAGATAGTTCTCCATAGACATGGAGATAGCAACCAAAAAATGGCTTAACCTACATAAACGCACCCAAACAACTAATGAACAACAACACTTAGTGGACACCTAAACCCAACAACCCACTCCCTTAAGAGAGCAATTAGCACACAAAAGGTGCATCAATCATGACAATGCCACCAAAGAGATGTGGTAGGACCAGAAAACAACAACTTATAAGGACAACAAAAAACTCCTCCCACATTCTAACACCAACCAGTCATCCCCTTACCAGCACCCTTTTGTTCATACGTTAAAAAACCGTGACAGCTTTGTATTTATGCCTCCAGACTTCACCATCGAATAGTGATAATCACCATAAAGACAAATACAtattcaactatttttttatcgataataaaaaataataattgtgaACCATTTTAGAAGTGGTCAAATCCATATACATAACAAATATCCTAAATCTCCCCGTTAAAGAGAAAAAACTCCTACAGACAACTatagaaacaaaatttaaaaaaatacattctttaAATTACATAATGTAAGGTTTGTAACTTGttaattaaaatactaataattaaataaattaatagcaAAAggttaaacaataataaaagtaatGAAACATTTGTTTATAATGTACTCTAATAACACagtaaaagtatatatatatattctaaaacATAAATAAGACTTTCTCTTTAATAAGAAAGTACATTTCTCTATATTTTATCCACTAAATAAgagatattataaaataaaaagtaaaaaaagtgaaattttgaataattattaatttaattgaatcTCTCCATAACATTAAAGAATATTCTCTAATAAagaaaaacttttattttgaaaattgtttaattCTCTAATGTATTTGAGAATTGTGTAAATTTTAAAACTCTGCTCTaagtttttatattatgtaaagttatgtttttataaatagttctctacataatatttttctatCCAATATCATTTACTAcaatgattttaaattaattttcaaaaaacacAAAAGTAATTTACTTATTATAATAATGTTTGTTTCAAAATTCTTatgtaaaaagtaaatttaCGAGAGAAGTATCTATAAATATCATATGATTTTTAGTGTGTGCAATCACGATTTAATTAGTGATCAAAATagtattttgtataaaaaaaaacgaCTGCGTTTCAGTGCGAAAAGCGAAGGAAGGAAAATGAGTgaagagaagaaggaagaagaggaagaagcgTTGAAGACGTTGGAGATCGAGAACGGTCTCCGTCTGGTCCCGCGCGTGAAGCTCAACCTCGTCATATACCCTTCCACGCCCCTCACGCTCTCCCACCCAATCGACGAATGGAAAACCAAACGCGCCCTCATCGACTTCCTCCACACCTCCCTCTCCCTCACGCTCCCCGAGGAGGACCTCCACCTCACGCGCCACAAGAACCTCAAGAAGCGCAAGCGCGACGACCCCGTCGCCGCCGGAACGCTCCGCGTGTGGGACCTCTCTTTCTTGCCAACGACGAATCGGTACCTCGAGTGGCGCAATCGCCTCGCGGAGAATCTGAACGGGATCGAACTCAACCTCGAAGGCGTCAAGTTCAAACTCGCCGTTACTGTTCCCGCTTCCGACGATTTTAACAGCATGAAGAAGGAATGGGAGGAGCATTCCGCGTTTCGAAGTGTGGGAGAGCCTGATACTGTTGTTCTGAGAGGCATGCCGTCGCGGTGGTTCGCTGAACCCAGGGTTTCGTCTAAACCCTCCATGCTTGTTACTCACACCATCTTGTCTACATTCGGCAAAATAAGGTCCGTTTGTTATGTAATTTTGCTCCAATTATTTTTGATCGTTTTTCATCTCACTCGTATATTTTGTTCAGATAATCTCTTTTTTGTTGCTGAATGAACCATCAATTTCATCTTCAAAGTATTACCCTAAAACTGTGTATGAGTAATCTTCTATGTGTTAGAAATCATGTTAGAAATCATGTTAAGTAGTTCAAAAGTATTTGTATCACAATGTTTTAATCACTGGTGTCGTAAAAGAAATATCAATTCAAGGACATTGGATACTTGAGggattatttatattatatatgtttgatttttcttcttatttgaAACCTCTTgttagaaaataagaaaaaataaggaattgttttttataagataaaattagTTTGTATATGATATTGTAGGGTTGGATaaacttttctaaaaacacatagcagaagaaaattaaataagttattccacaaattaaaatttaatttgtatttgtaAAAGTTTTCTTTGCATCAGTTCTTTTCGCAAACAGAAGTTAACTTGCAAATATGATAAGTTTAGGTTCTggaaaaatttatatatatattttttcttattttcttctctaTGATTTCGGACAAGTTTATCGGAATCAACAGTTTTATTACTTTAGAAACTATTAGGAGAGAGGATAAAATTTGGTTGACTGAAATTGGTTGGTTTACTCTTGTGCTGCCAACTTGAGACTGAGAATTTTCGTTTTAACTTGGCTAAAATGTGTGTTTTGATCTATGTGATCAAAATTGATTTTAGATCTTACATTTTAGAATCAGTGGTTTTTTTCTTCATGTTTCTTTAATGTGGTGGATTTTGCCCTTGATCGGACTTCATTTTGACATGACAAGGGACAATTAAATAGTAAGGAACCTAAAACACATTTATCCAATTTTAGTAATTCCACTACTTTAAATCCCAGTTTCAGTGTTGGATGGACCAATGCTGTATAAATCTTAAGCAATCTATATATTTCTTATGTTGCATAAGATTAAATGTATAaagaaataaactttaaatttaactcaaacTTATAAAACTAACTTATAAGATGACTTTTATatctacttatatattatgaaatgtctttatATCTGGAATCTCCTACACACTCCACACGCTGAGAATGTCCAACTCGTGcgtgaaactatatatttatgggtggtccgatagcggttTGATAGCGTGTAGCCCGATAAACCCAACAATCTCTTGATATTAGGATAGAttctaaatgactctgataccatattaaaaagtgaactttaagcctaataaCAACAATAAGTTTTCCATAATAATGTAACAAGTCTATATAATCACATTTGAAAAAGGGTCAGCATCATGCAACCTCACCTGAGAATGACTTAGAACCCATTTTAGGTACTTTGTCCTAACACCAGGCAAGGCTAGAAGGGAGAAATTAGTAGTCAACTGCACCTCCCCAACAATGTGAAGCCTGTGGCGCGAAAGTAAATCATAATTATGATGAACTTTACCTTTGTGTAAAGTTAAAAGTGAAAATAttagaaagtggactttaagcctaactcaaccccataaaaccgactcatagggttgaggtttgcacccacttatatacaatgaaatgtcctaatctctagtcgatgtgggatctccaacaggtggcctgataaacccaacactCGCAAGGATAGGCttgaaatggctctgataccatattacgaagtgaactttaagcctaactcaatcccataaaaccggctcataaggttgaggtttgcacccacttatatattataaaaggctctaatctctagtcgatgtgggatctccaacacacccccctcacgccgagactgccaactcgtgcgtgagactatatattttgggtggtccgatagtggcccgatagcgggtgacacgatagacccaacacaaacactcgctaagataggctcgaaaatggctctgataccatattaccaatccagaagactccGCCTGAGCAACAAACCCGGGAGGTTGCttcatataaatttcttcctgcaaatccccattaagtAAAGCATTTTTgacatccagttgataaagaggccattgttgaagagcaaccatagctatgaataagcgaacagaggccatctttgctactggagaaaaaatatcaccatagtctaaaccaaaaatttgggtataacccttagccacaagacgagctttgagacgatcaatagtaccatcaggaccaactttgatagcaaaaattcacctgcaaccaacaacagatttcctagatggtaaaggaacaagttcccaagttccattattctgaagcgcattcatttcatcaagcatggcctgacgccaaccaggatgagctaaggcatcacctacagattttggaatggatacaaaagaaatagacgaaaggcaggtataaaagggttgagatagtctatggtaactcaaagcagtataatgtggagagggattacgagtagaacgtatacctttacgaatagcaataggaagatcaggttcaacaATCGGAGGTTCAACTATAGGAGCCGGAGGGGGATGAAGTGTTGGCACCGGAACAGAGTCTGCTGATGGACGATGAGACGTTTGACGATgactatacacctgaagagttggTGGCGGTGGTGAATCGttaggtgcactaggcacaacaagaggaatattaacttgattagatgaagaaattgaaggagaaggacaagacttaaaataaagggaagattcactgaaggtgacatctgctgaaataaaataacggtttaaggacggtgagaaacatttatatcctttttgtgatctagtgaaccctaaaaagacacatttgtgtgacttaggagataatttatcaagaccaggactaaaattatgaacaaaacatgtggacccaaaaactttgggaggtaaagagtggagagggtcatgtggaaataaaatagaatgaggaattttgttatctaaaactgaagatgacatgcgattaatgagataacatgcactaagaacagcatcaccccaaaaacgctgaggaacatcaccatggattaaaatagtacgagttgtttcaacaagatgtctattcttgcgctcagctaccccattttgttgaggtgtataagcacatgaagtttgatgaagaataccatgagaagccacatccggtgccaatcatccgtcccgaactccggtcctgtaaagtaatagaatctttggtaaaagaaataacacaatcCAGGAAATGGGTGAGACATttaatggataataagttaaatggagacccagggacatacaaaacattatcaatagataaagaagaaaaaatattaatagtaccaacaccatgtgatggtaccctatatccattggccatggtaacCGAAGGTAAATAACCCGTAGTAGATAGGGAATAGAAAAAGgatttattaccagtaatgtgatcagtggcacctgaatctagaacccaagggccatgggaagtggagtgagtgaggctaacaaaagatgtacctgaatgtgcaacagaagccgtggaactagggttctgacgatcctcataccatttaagaaattcattgaaaatagcaggctggcttggggtatcaattgaagtatggtccatggtagaaggttgcacaggggcaatttgagcaaccgcaacagatctaggaggacgaccatgtaaggcataacatctgtcaattttgtggccaagtttgccacaatggtcacacttgtgacgccctttgccCGGCTTGTGAGGGCGAGTACGATCATTATGCTGAGAGACTAAAGCAGAATagtcatcaacatgagacgttatatcagtggtgtgtttacctggcacgcgcaaaagggtagaacaagtggaagtaaaattgggcacaataggagatcccaaaatttgatcacgaacgtgagaataatcatcagaaaggccatgtaaacccaataacatgaagaacttggatctttgttctagttcttgagaaggagtagaggcaggaggtaataactcattaaaatcatgaagaagagcatgaagtttacctaggtaataacttctgaacatgtctcataggtacgaaaaatttgttttaaagatgagtgaatggtcgatttgataacaatgcataattgagcatcaattttcaaccaacggaaaacctcattttcagcaacagtaggatgagtaagatgatcaacataaccttgactcttaagccataatttaatatctgatgtccaagtgtcataattggttccatccaatttgtcaatggaaagatgaacattgacgtaattagtataaatagatgaatcCGGCATAATGACTGCAGAAGAAGCCACAGTGGTAGCGGCAGCGGAAGACGCGCGGAAGAAGCCATAGAAGATAAGGACAAATCCAGTCACCGGTTAATTGGCGGTAacaacaaagatgaaggctcCGGCAGCGTCTCTAGCGGAGGCTCCGACGAGATTCCGGCGACGACTCCGGCGAGACAATGGGCGGTGGTTGGAAAATTCCAGTGAATAGTGGGTTCACCAATAGaaattgaaccctaaaccctaaccttatgctctagataccatattagaaagtggactttaagcctaactcaaccccataaaaccggctcatagggttgaggtttgcacccacttatatacaataaaatgtcctaatctctagtcgatgtgggatctccaacaaaaaaCATATTCTATGTAGAAACAGAAAATGAAAATCATTTGTGCTAAGTTTATAAATACAAGGATTATTACTGTTTTATCCAAATATTAGCTTCAAGAATATTTCAGACTATGTCAAACCAAACCTTAAAAGCATCTTCAAAGTCATTGCATGAAGTCGTTTCACAATTGGGGTAAGCTTTGAGTGCAGTCTTCACTGTATGATCTTGACATCCCCTAATTCATTATTCTCCTTTATTATGTATGTTATTGTTCTCTTTGAATGATGCATCAATTATCTTGTAATGTTTCACTAGTTTCAACCTTTAAACTTTGTTGTTTTACCTTCAAGTTgtaaactttgtttttttttttcttttatgaatgttacattcaattaaaaataccaaaattttaaaatatttgtcttttataatttttcatttgtttCAAGATTTATGGACACTAAAAAAACACAACAAAGGAAATTAACGGGGATTTGAAACTCTAAGGAAAAACACCGAAACCTAATGACTGACATTTAGGGAGTTACAAATCACCAAGAAATAACGCGGTATAAAACTGCAAACAGTAAGAGGCTTTAAAAACAGTCAGGAAGTAACTATTGGTTATAAAATTGTAGTTAAGTTTTGCTATTACAGGAGTTAGTAAAAATATCGTCAGTGATCTGTTAGCAACGCTAGTTCTACCCGTAAAAAGACAAACCGTGGGTAATATGCCCTTAGCGGGTTTAAAACCGCCGGACATATTAAATATAACTCCAgttaaatttcatttttcttgCTGTGTTTCAATTATCTGAATGTGCTTAATTGTTCTATTTCTTCAATAGGAATCTTAATGTTGGTGAGGATAATGAATATGGTAAGGATGAAAGTGAAAACAGTGGAGACCTAGTTTCGGGCCTTTACTGCAAGATTGTGGTGCAGTTTGACAAATATAAAGACTGCCATGATGCAATAAGAGTTCTGTGTGGTCGCTCGATGCAAAAGGTATTGGCTTGGTATCTGagttgtttttcttcacttaTTGCGAAATCATGCATAACCATGGTGTCTGAAGTGCTATTGTAAAATTTCACAACTTTGGGTAAATTTAGTAGATAAGTATGTTTCCATAATAAAAGGAAATAGgataaaattgttttcttaCAAATTGTAAGCTGCGTTTGTAAGCAGTCACGACACAAATTGAATCCATGGTTATGTATAGCTGGTGAAATTTGGGTAGCAATTAGCATGAAGAATGTTTTTGCAAAAT from Phaseolus vulgaris cultivar G19833 chromosome 1, P. vulgaris v2.0, whole genome shotgun sequence carries:
- the LOC137816559 gene encoding uncharacterized protein, with the protein product MSEEKKEEEEEALKTLEIENGLRLVPRVKLNLVIYPSTPLTLSHPIDEWKTKRALIDFLHTSLSLTLPEEDLHLTRHKNLKKRKRDDPVAAGTLRVWDLSFLPTTNRYLEWRNRLAENLNGIELNLEGVKFKLAVTVPASDDFNSMKKEWEEHSAFRSVGEPDTVVLRGMPSRWFAEPRVSSKPSMLVTHTILSTFGKIRNLNVGEDNEYGKDESENSGDLVSGLYCKIVVQFDKYKDCHDAIRVLCGRSMQKQGSRLKADYEVSWDKDRFFRNSRNQSEDKNSMASSSAADNYRSEASRRHGPENVRPRRFKE